The Candidatus Hamiltonella defensa 5AT (Acyrthosiphon pisum) DNA window CGCCCCTAAAAAAATAGGGCCAATTATTTTAGCCGTGGCTCCGACTCCATAACCCAGCCCAAGACAGGTCGAGCGGATAGGATTAGGGAAAATTTCCCCACCAAATGCATTGATAACCCCAAATGCACCATCACCAAACATCATCGCTATAAAAATCCCGACAAAGAAAACCCAACCTGAAGAGATCATATTTAGCCCCAAAAAAGGCAAAATAGTCGTGATTTGTATACAAAACGCAGCAATCGTGCATCCTAAAGCTCCCATCAAACCGCAGATAAAAAGTGTCCAACGCCGCCCAAGATAATCACAAGCCCATGCCGACAGTAATCGACCAATTAAATCTCCTAAAGAAAGGATCATGAATAAATTGGCCACCCTATGAATACTAAAGTTGAAAGATTCATTCAGTAGTGCTTGTCCCCAGGACTGAATAATAAAACTGCCGAAGATAAAACAAAATGAACCCATAGCCACAATAGTCAGTGGTTTTCGATAGTCTTTGATCATCTTGATATAAGACGGTTGTGAAGCAGAGACATGTTCAGGTAAATCTCCCACTTGAGTGACCGGAATAGTCATCGCCCAGGCATAGGCTTCACGCGCATGCTGAAGGCGTCCTTTTGAGACTAAATATCGGGGGGATTCTGGGATAAATTTTGTCCATGCCAGCAAGACCACTGGGATACAACCCATCATCAAAAGACCTCGCCAGCCCAACAGGTCAGCCAGATAAAGCGTGGCGAGAGAGCCCAAAAATAACCCCAATGGTATGAACGCTGAAGTCAAACCCGTGAATAACCCCCGATTTTTGGATGGCAAAAATTCTTGTACATAGGGCACAGAAGTCACGTTCAGCCCGCCAACCGCGATGCCGACACAAATGCGCATGATGGAAAAAAAGACCCAACCATTTGCAGGCGTTAAGGCAGAGAGCCCAGTAAAGATGACCAGCATTAAAATACATGAGATAAATGATTTTTTTCGACCATATTTATCCGCGAGCCAACCCCAAACAATCGCCCCGATGACGGTTCCCAGTCCTGCTCCGCCCAGGATAACGCCAGACTGTATTGCGTTTAATGACCACTGTGGATCTTTCATCACCAGGGTAATAACAAAACCGACCAAAAATAAGTCAAAAAATTCCAGAATACTGGCCATAATGACCATGCATATCAGGGATTTTTGATTTTTTGTCAGAGGCGCCAAATCAAGTTGTTGTATCGATGTCATATCTGCTTTTACTGAGGGCATAGAGCGTGACTCCATATATTATTTAAAGCGGTATCATATCTCGATGAGGTAACGTGTTCTGTCAGCTTGATTTTAAGCGACTAAAGTTCCGGATGTTGTTTGTGATAAACACGGTAGCTGTCGAACACCCCTTCGTCTGTATAAATCAGCAGCGCGCTGCAAGACGCATCTCTGGACGCCACTGCGGGCGCAATGGCGAAACTGGGTTTCAGCTCGTCTGCCACCGCTTTGGTGGTATCCAGGGTTTTGCCCCCTCCTGGTCCGACAACGACAGAGGTTTGCTCGTTGAATGTGAAACCCGCCAAGAGGGCGATTTCTTTTTGAGATGACTCCCCATTAAAACGTTTATAACGGTAAGCGATGTCGGCTTTTTTCAGAGACGTCTTCACTCGGGCTTCAACGATTGTCCAGACCGCGTTGTTTGCAATAAGAAACACCTTGCTGCCCAGCGCCGACAGATAAAGCCCGAATTCATTTTTTCCTGGTGAAGAAAAAAGAAAATTTCTCATCATATTAACCTCGGTCTTTATACATCGGTGTCAAATTCCCGG harbors:
- a CDS encoding MFS transporter: MPSVKADMTSIQQLDLAPLTKNQKSLICMVIMASILEFFDLFLVGFVITLVMKDPQWSLNAIQSGVILGGAGLGTVIGAIVWGWLADKYGRKKSFISCILMLVIFTGLSALTPANGWVFFSIMRICVGIAVGGLNVTSVPYVQEFLPSKNRGLFTGLTSAFIPLGLFLGSLATLYLADLLGWRGLLMMGCIPVVLLAWTKFIPESPRYLVSKGRLQHAREAYAWAMTIPVTQVGDLPEHVSASQPSYIKMIKDYRKPLTIVAMGSFCFIFGSFIIQSWGQALLNESFNFSIHRVANLFMILSLGDLIGRLLSAWACDYLGRRWTLFICGLMGALGCTIAAFCIQITTILPFLGLNMISSGWVFFVGIFIAMMFGDGAFGVINAFGGEIFPNPIRSTCLGLGYGVGATAKIIGPIFLGAIIGSESLSQNIVLTPFLIFAFIFFLGAITYLFARETRHIQLEEI
- a CDS encoding iron-containing alcohol dehydrogenase, coding for MMRNFLFSSPGKNEFGLYLSALGSKVFLIANNAVWTIVEARVKTSLKKADIAYRYKRFNGESSQKEIALLAGFTFNEQTSVVVGPGGGKTLDTTKAVADELKPSFAIAPAVASRDASCSALLIYTDEGVFDSYRVYHKQHPEL